A genome region from Buchnera aphidicola (Chaetogeoica yunlongensis) includes the following:
- the lipA gene encoding lipoyl synthase, protein MNRNNLLNIGVKKKLPYKKNIPITFLSNYNSKILKKPNWIKTKLPISFKKIQHIMSILRKYNLHTVCEQALCPNLTECFHQGTATFMILGSICTRRCPFCAVDHGKPSFVNKDEPAFLAKAIFDMKIRHVVITSVVRDDLEDRGARHFSNCIQAIRQNKNVTIEILVPDFRGVMKKSCKIISISPPDIFNHNLENVPRLYKLIRPGASYKNSLQLLEYFKKLNPNVPTKSGLMLGLGETYKETMNVMKDLLSHGVTILTIGQYLQPSLDHFPVQKYITPNEFQEIKKEALSFGFKKVFCGSLVRSSYHAEEQFNCAN, encoded by the coding sequence ATGAATAGAAATAATCTATTGAATATTGGTGTCAAAAAAAAACTTCCATATAAAAAAAATATTCCAATAACATTTTTATCTAATTATAATTCTAAGATATTAAAAAAACCTAATTGGATAAAGACAAAATTACCAATAAGTTTTAAAAAGATACAACATATTATGTCTATTTTACGAAAATATAATTTACATACTGTATGTGAGCAAGCGTTATGTCCTAATTTAACTGAATGTTTTCATCAAGGAACAGCAACGTTTATGATTTTAGGTTCTATATGTACACGACGTTGTCCATTTTGTGCTGTAGATCATGGAAAACCTAGTTTTGTGAATAAAGATGAACCGGCTTTTCTTGCTAAAGCTATATTTGATATGAAAATACGTCATGTAGTTATTACTTCTGTAGTAAGAGATGATTTAGAAGATCGTGGAGCTCGACATTTTTCTAACTGTATTCAAGCTATTAGACAAAATAAAAATGTTACAATTGAGATATTAGTACCTGATTTTAGAGGTGTAATGAAAAAATCGTGTAAAATTATAAGCATTTCACCTCCAGATATTTTTAATCATAATTTAGAAAACGTTCCTAGATTATATAAATTAATAAGACCCGGTGCTAGCTATAAAAATTCTCTACAATTACTAGAATATTTTAAAAAATTAAATCCTAATGTACCGACTAAATCTGGTTTAATGTTAGGTTTAGGAGAAACATATAAGGAAACTATGAATGTCATGAAAGATTTATTAAGTCATGGAGTAACTATTTTAACTATAGGTCAATATCTTCAACCTAGTTTAGATCATTTTCCTGTGCAAAAATATATTACCCCTAATGAATTTCAAGAAATTAAAAAAGAAGCATTATCTTTTGGATTTAAAAAGGTCTTTTGTGGATCATTAGTGCGTTCTTCATATCATGCTGAAGAACAATTCAATTGTGCTAATTAA
- a CDS encoding YchE family NAAT transporter, giving the protein MNIFMFDLSIYISFFFSLCALVNPIGMIPIFTSMTHHQSMSERNKTNFITNFSVTIILSMSLLFGNYILDLFGISINSFRISGGILIIMIAMSMISGKLVNNKNSHKNKKFENKTSQNISIVPLAMPLIAGPGAISSTIVWSTHHSSIINILGCIITIILFSCFCWTLFKISPMVVGALGVSGIDIMTRIMGLLLMSLGIEFIVLGVKSIFF; this is encoded by the coding sequence ATGAATATTTTTATGTTTGATTTATCAATTTATATTAGTTTTTTTTTCAGTTTATGCGCCTTAGTGAATCCTATTGGTATGATTCCAATTTTTACTAGTATGACTCATCATCAATCTATGTCTGAAAGAAATAAAACTAATTTTATAACTAATTTTTCAGTGACAATTATTTTATCTATGTCTTTATTGTTTGGAAACTATATTTTAGATTTATTTGGTATTTCAATTAATTCTTTTAGAATTTCTGGAGGTATATTAATTATAATGATAGCTATGTCTATGATTAGCGGAAAATTAGTTAATAATAAAAATAGTCATAAAAATAAAAAATTTGAAAATAAAACATCTCAAAATATTTCTATTGTGCCTTTAGCTATGCCTTTGATAGCAGGTCCTGGTGCTATTAGTTCTACAATTGTTTGGAGTACACATCATTCTAGCATAATAAATATATTAGGATGTATAATAACTATTATTTTATTTTCATGTTTTTGTTGGACTTTATTTAAAATTTCTCCTATGGTGGTTGGAGCTTTAGGTGTTTCTGGAATTGATATTATGACTAGAATTATGGGTTTATTATTAATGTCTCTAGGAATAGAATTTATAGTACTTGGTGTAAAATCTATTTTTTTTTAG
- the lipB gene encoding lipoyl(octanoyl) transferase LipB, which yields MYIKSIKIRNLGLRSVQNVCSNMYNFTINRTNFTKDEVWLVQHYPVFTIGVQENKIKFLIENNIPVVFSNRGGKITYHAPGQLIMYFLINLSRRKITVRKLISCMYDTILSTLKYFSINSYLLNNFPGIYVNNKKICSIGLRIKNGCSFHGMSLNINMNLLPFRYIYACGNDFESTQIADIQPNLCFKTIQRVLIQKIKKNFL from the coding sequence ATGTATATAAAAAGCATAAAAATACGTAATTTAGGTTTACGTAGTGTTCAAAATGTATGTTCTAATATGTATAATTTCACTATTAATAGAACGAATTTTACTAAAGATGAAGTATGGTTAGTTCAACATTATCCAGTTTTTACTATAGGTGTTCAAGAAAATAAAATTAAATTTTTAATTGAAAATAATATACCTGTTGTATTTAGTAATAGAGGGGGTAAAATTACATACCATGCTCCAGGACAGTTAATCATGTATTTTTTAATTAATTTATCACGTCGAAAAATTACAGTAAGAAAATTAATTTCATGTATGTATGATACTATACTGTCTACTTTAAAATATTTTTCTATTAATTCATACTTACTAAATAATTTTCCTGGGATTTATGTTAATAATAAGAAAATATGTTCTATAGGTCTTCGTATAAAAAATGGTTGTTCGTTTCATGGAATGTCTTTAAATATAAATATGAATTTATTACCTTTTCGATATATTTATGCTTGTGGTAATGATTTTGAGAGTACACAAATAGCTGATATACAACCTAATTTATGTTTTAAAACAATTCAACGTGTATTAATACAAAAAATAAAAAAAAATTTTTTATAA
- the ribA gene encoding GTP cyclohydrolase II, whose translation MNLRKIAEAQLPTSFGEFLVISFEEKDTKKNHIALVYGNINNKSSPILSRVHSECLTGDALFSKRCDCGFQLKLALSKIVKEGCGILIYHRQEGRNIGLSNKILAYSLQDVGLDTVEANHYLGFSADERDFTVCADIFKILDIQQIKLLTNNPLKVTILNSLGIKIIERISLIVGRNSKNTKYLNTKADKMGHFLPIEK comes from the coding sequence ATGAATCTTAGAAAAATAGCAGAAGCACAGTTACCTACTTCTTTTGGTGAATTTTTAGTGATTTCATTTGAAGAAAAAGATACAAAAAAAAATCATATAGCATTAGTTTATGGAAATATTAACAATAAAAGTAGTCCAATATTATCTAGAGTTCATTCTGAATGTTTGACTGGTGATGCATTATTTAGCAAACGATGTGATTGCGGTTTCCAACTAAAATTAGCCTTAAGTAAAATAGTTAAAGAAGGTTGTGGTATTTTAATATATCATCGTCAAGAAGGAAGAAATATTGGATTATCTAATAAAATACTTGCATATTCATTACAAGATGTTGGTTTAGATACTGTTGAGGCTAATCATTATTTAGGATTTTCTGCAGATGAGCGAGATTTTACTGTGTGCGCAGATATATTTAAAATATTAGATATTCAACAAATAAAATTATTAACAAATAATCCTTTAAAAGTCACCATTTTAAATAGTTTAGGAATTAAAATCATTGAAAGAATATCTCTCATTGTAGGTAGAAATTCAAAAAATACTAAGTATCTAAATACCAAAGCAGATAAAATG